The Tursiops truncatus isolate mTurTru1 chromosome 20, mTurTru1.mat.Y, whole genome shotgun sequence DNA window GGAAAGGAGGTGACCTTTGAGACAGGAGAGCAGCCGGGCCAGGACGCAGCAGCCGTCTGGAACAGCAGGCAGGGGCACTTGGGGCTGCGGCCTGAGGGCTCCGTGGTCCATGCTGAGAAGTGTGAGCTTAACCCTGCAGGCGAAGGAGATCGGACGCTTCCCACACACGAGTCTTGGACGCTTCCCACACACGAGTCTTAAGATAATGTGTATCCAGTTATTTCCCAGTTTTCTTCCCAGAGGTTAAGTAaagatgttatttcatttttttcaatacatTATGTTAAATACATATGATGGACCAGTTATGAATAGCAGAGTTTATACCTTTGCTATAAACCATATATGGACTACCTTGTAGCAAACCGTCCAAAATGTGTATGATGATTTTTAGAgattttaaataagatttaatgGTCTAAAAATTACTGAAAAGGTTTGATATCTGCTAAGTTCTTTCCCAATTTTTATCAACTTCGCCGCTAGCCGAGACAGCCAGGGACGCTGCTAGAACTCTCGTTCTCCAGCACCTTACTGGGGAATTCAGGGGGATGACTCTTCCTAGGGTGTTGGTGGGAGACTGACCAGAAGGCTTCTCGCCCAGAGTCACCAGGTGGGGCTGCCTGACTCCAGGGGCCTCCGGTCCTCACTTGCTGGGTGTTTGTTCTAGGGCATCTTATCAGTGAAGCCTCCCTGCCTGACCTCTTTAACACTAGTTCCTGCCACAGCTCACCTTCCTCactctgctttttctcttttcacactACACGTCTCCTTCTAACATTCTGTATAATTTACTAACCTATGCTTGTTGTTTATTATGATCTGTCTCCCCTGCTAGAACGTTAAGTCCCTGAGAAGCAGGGGTCTTGTGGGTTCCATTCCCTGGTGTATCTCGACCCCCTAGAGCTGTGTCTCACAGGAGACCTAGACCCAAGGTCAGTATCTGGGTGATTAGAAAGCAGCCTTTAAGAATTCTCCACTTGTTCTCCTCGACCATGATTTGTCATTAGACAGAGGTGAGTTATTAAGAATGAAAACCTTATTGAGCTTGTTAGAGCAAAGCTGTTTCTACCTGTTTGCGAGCTGTTGGTGCTGAGAGTAAAAGGCCACGGTGCCCCCTGAGGCTGAACGGTAGAGGCTGTTGGGGCAAAGGAACAAAGAGCAGAGGTGGGGTCTTGGACTTCGGTGGCAGAGTGCTGTACGCTGGCGGTGACAGATGCTGTTCTTTTCAACAGGTATAGGAGTCTGGTCACTGGGGCCCGAGCAAGAGGGGTCATTGCTGTCCTCTGGATCCTCGCCTTGGGCATCGGCCTGACCCCGTTCCTGGGGTGGAACAGTAAAGACCGTGCCGCCAACTGCACGGAGCCCTGGGATGGAACCACAAACGCAAGCTGCTGCCTTGTGAAGTGTCTTTTTGAGAACGTGGTCCCCATGAGCTACATGGTGTACTTCAATTTCTTTGGGTGCGTCCTGCCCCCGCTGCTCATAATGCTGGTCATCTACGTCAAGATCTTCCTGGTGGCCTGCAGGCAGCTCCGGCGCATGGAGCTCGTGGGCCACTCGAGGACTGTCCTCCAGCGGGAGGTCCACGCGGCCAAGTCCCTGGCCATGATTGTTGGGATCTTTGCTCTGTGCTGGCTGCCGGTACACGCCATCAACTGTGCCTCGCTCTTTCAGCCAGGCTGGGCCAAGGAGAAGCCCAAGTGGGCCATGAACACGGCCATCCTCCTGTCGCACGCCAACTCGGTCGTCAATCCCATTGTCTACGCCTACCGGAACCAAGACTTCCGCTACACTTTCCACAAAATCATCTCCAGGTATGTTCTCTGCCGGACAGACGTCCGCAAGAGTGGGGATGGGCAGGCAGGGGCGCAGCCTGCTCTCCAGGTGGGCCTGTGACCGAGGCTCCTCTCGCCTGTTCGAGGAGAAGGCACAAGTTCGGTAACAAAGGGACCGGGCATGGCTGGCGGATTCTCACTGGAAGGACAGCTACACCTCACAGGCCAGCAGGTGGCCTCTTCGGAGCACTTCCCCGGAGGTACCACGTACCTAGTTAATATGCACACGTTACTCGTAGGTCCCGAGGGTCGGCACATGTGTTTACGGTTCTCTGGCTGCTCTGGCTGATGATGCCGACAACTTGAATGGATTGtaaaagaaagttttgttttcctAAGACTCTACCTCTTTCGTGGTAGAAAATGACTGAAACTATTTTACTGTGAAACACTGTGAACTATTACAATACAAATACTTTTTAACTTAGCAGGCAATGGAAAAAGTTGGACatactaaaaatatatacttGTTCTGGGGAAGGTGACCAGGAAAATTAGAAGTATAATTCTTCAATCAAGACACTGCCATATTAGGGAGATGATAGTCTCATAAGTTCTTAAGTAGAATGTCATCAGATGACGGGTTTGATAACAGTCTTTTCCATGTACAGCAAACTACCCTAAAGGAAGAAACTGGAGAAGTGGGATCCCTCCGCCACCAGATTCTGTTTCCCCCTTCCAGAGCTAGATAGTGAATTTTACTTCTCTCCCAAGTTCAAGTTGGCCAAGTTGCTGGAATCCAAAGTGAAAATTTTACTAAGGAAAGTTAGAGAATTGTGTTTATGTATgaggtgaaataaaaataaaacttaaaaacaaaaatacagtttAGGGTGCTGCGCCGGCCTGCTATGCAGAGCTCACCTACCTTCCGTTCTTTATCCTGAAATAAGTTTACACTGAGCCCAAGTTTGCCAAGTAGCACAGTCTTGATAGGTTTTATTCGCCACACCTCGACCTAAGAGAAGGCTCTGCCACCACAGAGCCCTGCGCCATCTGCGGCCTTCCCCACAGTCATTCGTTAGCACCTCATATTGCGGggcacagggctgggggctgTCCGAGGCTGCAAAACCATCTATTTCACCTGTCTGGTCGCTGACTCGATTCCTTCCGCAGTAACCCTGCGCGCATGTTGCAGGCTCACGAACCCCTAGAGAGACAGGGAGAGCCTGTCCTTCTAGGACCCTGTTGCAGCTGTGGACAGCCTTCCCCATGGAAAGTTCCTGTCCTGTGCCGAAATCTGTCTCGTGTTCCTTTTCATCCGCCATTGCTCCTTTGCTCTCTCTTGGGGTCCGGATGCGTCCCGTTGATCTCCCTCCCAGCATCCTCTTGGGAATCTCTCAGCCTTTTCTTCCTCAGACTGGAAATCCCCAGCAGCGTCTTCAGCTTCCTTCGTCTGGCTCGTTACACAGCTCAGAAGTGCACGCAGAGCAAACCGGCACTTCCTTGTCCTAGGTACTGACTACATGTCTCACGATACAGCCTATTTAATCAGCCGTTTTGGCCTCAACACCGCAGATTCTGCAGCTCGCTGAAACCAGAACCCTGATGTCTTTTTGTCTTTGCTGCCATTTAGCCACATCTCCGCTCTAACCTTTTACCGCAGAAAAATTTTCTGGACCCAAGAAAAAGAACTGATGCTTATTTATCTATAAACTTCAGCTTGCTGTTTCACCTACCGTTCCAACCTCTTAGAAATGCCTAGTACTCTGGTCACTTAAGAATCTAATTATGACCATGACATGATGTTAGGCTTTGGAGTCTAAAACGCTTGATTCCATCTGGAAATTTTCTACCCAAGGGGCTTGGAGGCTGGTCCAGACTTTTCACGAGGGCTTCAAACCATACGCACATCCTGGGCCCAACCCACAATGCCTCCTGCAGCCCACGGGGAAGGGACAGCGACAGGAAGTCTGGTTCACGTCTCGGCCGCGTGAATCACGCGTGGCCGGTCGCGTGCGTCCTGGACAGGACTCCTGTGTTGAAGGACAGTGTGATGCTCCATCTGCGCCATCTATGATGCTTCCTGTGTCTTTTCCATCAATAATACTTCAGTCAGTTGCTTGTCAGAGACGCTCAGCTGCTGACAGGTCCTCATAACCTGACTAAGATAAACTGCCAAGAGGTGCTTGCACtggaaacaaaacacacaaaccaGTTAGAAACCGGAGGGGCCGGGCTAACCCAGACCTCTCACCACCATCACACGTAGCAGGAAAGGAGTGGGGCACAGACTGTGCGCCTCTCACTCACTGCCTGCAACTGAAGACAAAGATGAGACCTCCTAGGAGGCAGTGGGGACGAAGGAGGTTTTCCTTTGCCTGTTGTTTGGGGCAACAGTTTAGATCCAGCTTGGTACAGGTAAAACCAAGGGAAAACTGAGACAGGCTCTTTATTTTAGTcctaaattatatttctttcttcctcgCCTTCAGAAAGCTGTTAATAGCAATGGCTAACGTTCCTTgaggtactgtgctaagtgcttctgAGAATTATTTAATAATGAGATAAtaagattatctcatttaagccccCTAGCGGGACAGGTCTTATCCCCATCTTACACACATGCTCAGAGTCTACAGTGTAGTCCCTTCACCACTATTAGACTTCCGGGGCGCGGTgtcgggggcaggggcaggggtggcgGGACCCTCGCGTGCCTCGGCCTGTAACACCTCTGGGGGGAGGACCTGTGCTGGACCTTGTGTCACAGCACATACAGCTTAGGTTACTGGAGGGCCTGCTTGAACCCtgtcattttacaggtgaaatcAGCTGTGAAGGTGGCTTCTTGTACAATGGGACATTCAACCTGCCACCCAGTTCCCGAGGTGTgtaaaagaaaggggaagaacTCAGCGGGTGCTACAATATTCTTCCTTGGCAAGACTTAACAAATGGCTGGGCAGTGCTTTCTCCTGTGGAGTCAGGAGCTTTGTGAGTGTGTCTTGTTCCTGCTTGATGCCCTGACTCCGTGAAGTCAGCAGAGGCACCGATGTGCTCTCCTGCCCCCAGGAAGGTCGAGCATGGCCAAGTGCCAGGCTGTCTcacggggagtgggaagaaaCACCTCGAGGCTGGACGTGGAGCTGGGGGTATGCAAAGCTGCCAGCAGCGATTTAGTTCGTATTTCTATTGGGCCAACTGGTTCCCCAGTTGCCAGCTTTGGGGATTACCTGTTGCCCTCCCCACAGCTTCATCTGTgaccttttaaattaaaatgggaaACTGGT harbors:
- the ADORA2B gene encoding adenosine receptor A2b translates to MPLELTQAALYVVLELALAALAVAGNVLVCAAVGASSALQTPTNYFLVSLAAADVAVGLFAIPFAVTISLGFCTDFHSCLFLACFVLVVTQSSIFSLLAVAVDRYLAVRVPLRYRSLVTGARARGVIAVLWILALGIGLTPFLGWNSKDRAANCTEPWDGTTNASCCLVKCLFENVVPMSYMVYFNFFGCVLPPLLIMLVIYVKIFLVACRQLRRMELVGHSRTVLQREVHAAKSLAMIVGIFALCWLPVHAINCASLFQPGWAKEKPKWAMNTAILLSHANSVVNPIVYAYRNQDFRYTFHKIISRYVLCRTDVRKSGDGQAGAQPALQVGL